In Phragmites australis chromosome 18, lpPhrAust1.1, whole genome shotgun sequence, the genomic window TGTTCTTCAGTAAAGATAATATTGCTATCCATTACAACAGCATCCGCGAAAAATGAAGTTTGAAGTCTCACCCCATAAATACACCTAAGCCATTTACTAGCACAAAAGATTTGTAACAGCATATGTTTGTCAAAAGGAAATTCTCTTAGCTAAGGTGCACAGCCTCCAAAAAAGACAGAttcagttttttttaacaacGAAAGACAGGTTCATTTGTCGAAACAGGTATGCTAGATGATATCCTCGTGCTCCTGTCCAAAAGAAAAATAGGGCACTCGATGGATTCCTGACaaatactattatttttctcttttcccAATGATTTCTGATGTTTCATGCCATCTATTTTGCATCAATTCTTAACCATGTAACAACCCGTCCCAGAATAAGAATCTGCGCAACAAAGTACCAAATGCATATACTttatatgaaataataaaacaCCATTTGACGGAGATGACATTCAGATGAACGAGACATAATTTAACAGATGGATCTTCGTAAGAATAAACAAAAGAAATCCATAAAATTAAACCTTTTTGCCTTCTTCGGGTCGATGAGCGCTAGTTCCGCGAGCTTTGCAGCTGACATTGCCTTCTTGGCCTCTGCCGGCGACACCCCCTCCATCGCCGGTGTCCCAAACAGATGCTCTGTGTTGATGGAGCTCGAGGCATCCATCGAATGGCTGTGATGGTGCCTCGGCCTCAGCCCTGCCCCAGGCGCGGCAGACGCCAGTGTCGCCTCTCCCCCACCCGCCGCCATGGCGCACgacgactccgactccgacgccCCGCCCGACGAGTTCAGCTTATCGACGTCGAGGAACATGGAGAAGAGCTCCTCCTCGTTCTCGTCCGACAGCGACggcccgtcgccggcgccgggggCGCCGAGGTCCAGTTCGTCGGGGAGGCCGATGATCTCTGAGAGCGCGCGCCGGTGGCCGGGGTTGCGCGGGGGTAAAGCTGGCATGCTGCTGACGTCACACTCCGTATGAGGGGTCGGCGACGGCGTCGCCGCGCCGCGAGAGGATTGCAACGTCAAGCcattgccgccgccaccgtcgcctcctcctcccgcgtcgccaccgccgccgtctcctGGGATCTGGGACTTTTCCATGTTCTTGTTCGTGGCACCAAGAATCTCATCAAAGGTGACGCAATTACGTTGGTCCAGATTACGCTGCGATGAATGGAAGAAATGTTGAACAAAAAATTCACGCGAAAGGAGATAACTTTGACGGAAAAATCAGGTCCGAAGGCATTGTGAGAATAATAAGATCTAAAAGTTCTTCGAAAAGATTGGAATCATGCAAGGAAGAACCTATAACCTGCAATTTCAGTGTAacgaaaagagagaagaaacgAAACCCTCCTTTTCTTGACCTCCTTTCCTGTTCATCGACCTGGAGATTCGTGAGACTCTGTTTTGTTTGAGAAACAACATATAGAATGGAGGAAGGAGAAttgttgggacttgggagattTATATAGGACATTGGAAGAAATAGAAAGATTTGATGAGATGGATCACGTGTGTGAAACGAAGAACAATGTAAAattttaagttaaaaaaaagaacaagtaaAATTTTGACAAACATAGTAGAAACGCCTTTtccacaaaagaaaaaagaatggtAAAAATCTTTTTTGTTGAGGTAGAAACACATTTTACTTGCAAATAtactttctttttattttccctGACGTTAGGTTGTCTTCTGTTCCTGAGTTGTCCTTTTGATTTGTGATTTGGGTGGTTTTGGAATTAGGCACTTAGACTGTCCCCAAcaatattcccttcatttcgttccgttcccgattcccttccccattttcattccctttatttcctctcatctccaacagcttcccttcgagggaatcgcgaagggaatggagagagaaaCCCGtgctgaagggaatgaccctgggaatcccttcgcgacgggaaccgtgaagggaatccgttggagcgctgaagggaacgaaaatcccgtcgtgaagggattttgacccctgaagggaatccgttggaCACAGTCTTAGACTAAGCAAAAACCTGATGATTTGTGAATGTGGACCGAGTTGAGTGGTTGGAATTATGAAGAGAAATTGAAATATCTAATAGATTTTGATGGGATTTTTTGTTAAACGAACACGTAAGGAGGTGGTGGCAAAGCAGCACGGTGTTGCCGAGCCCAGGGGGATCGATCCCCCAGTCTCTCATCCCTCGTATGCCTCAAATGAAGGTCCTAAGTAAAGGGATCTAGTGTTAAAAAAAGTTTAATAATAACAATGTTATCAAAGACTTCCAAAAGTATGAAATCACGGTGTTGATATTGAAATTTTCCTCTTGACATTTTGTAACATTAGTGACATGAGATCCGAGTCATTTATGCTGCAATTGTGCTTAATTCAATAATTAACTATTGCAATTATGACACGGTGAACCTATTGCACAAGACATCAAACCATGCgtacattgaaaaaaaaaagaaaaaagaaatacagcAATGCACATCTTACATCCTATACTATACTATTTGACTCCATTATTCCTCAAATCTCTATCCAAATCAGGTGGCCTTTATTCTCTCTCCTTAAGCACTTGTATAAGCATCTTTGCATTGTACAACATGCAAAATCCGTTTTATTCTTCTACAAGTCTTGTAACTTTAAGAAATGCATTTATTCTTCTATAAGTCTTGCAACTTTAATAATCCGGTTTTCGGAATTGCAGGTATATGACGTCTCGATTTACTCCTATTTCTGCACAAATCTACAAAAGGCCAGCAAAATCACAAAC contains:
- the LOC133899357 gene encoding transcription factor RF2a-like, with protein sequence MEKSQIPGDGGGGDAGGGGDGGGGNGLTLQSSRGAATPSPTPHTECDVSSMPALPPRNPGHRRALSEIIGLPDELDLGAPGAGDGPSLSDENEEELFSMFLDVDKLNSSGGASESESSCAMAAGGGEATLASAAPGAGLRPRHHHSHSMDASSSINTEHLFGTPAMEGVSPAEAKKAMSAAKLAELALIDPKKAKRIINNRQSAARSKERKIRYIAELERKVQFMQREATSLSTQLALLQRDTAGLTAENSELKMRLQNTEQQVHLQDALNDALKSELQRLKMATGQMGNGGGMMNFGGPPHSFGANQQVFHPNQAMQPFLAMQQQPPHHNQPLHPLQTQQLQQAAVGLNMRGPAAAPSQWQWGDAWSESSSS